From Pseudomonas sp. stari2:
AATTATGCAGATTGCGAAAAAAATTTCAACCTGCTTTTATGCTTGTTTTGCCCAAGGAGCACCCGATGGACTATCGCCAGCTAGGCCGTACCGACCTGAACGTGAGTGCAATCTGCCTCGGCACCATGACCTGGGGTGAGCAAAACACTGAAGCTGAAGCTTTCGCCCAGATCGAGCGGGCCAAGGGCGCCGGGATCAATTTCATCGACACCGCCGAGATGTACCCGGTGCCGCCGAAAGCCGAAACCTATGCCACCACCGAGCGCTACATCGGCAATTATTTCAAGAGCCGCGGCGACCGCGCCGACTGGATCCTCGCCAGCAAGATCGCCGGCCCCGGCAACACCATCGACTACATCCGCGACAAAAACCTGCGCCACAACCGCCAGCACATCACCGAGGCCGTGGACGCCAGCCTCAAGCGCCTGCAGACCGACTACATCGATCTGTATCAATTGCACTGGCCGGAGCGCAGCACCAACTTTTTCGGACAGCTGGGCTACAAACACAAGATCGAAGCCAACCTCACCCCGCTCGAAGACACCCTCGAAGCCCTCGACGAGCAAGTGAAGGCCGGCAAGATCCGCCACATCGGCCTGTCCAACGAAACCCCGTGGGGCACCATGCGCTTTCTGGCCCTGGCGGAACCCCGTGGCTGGCCGCGCGCGGTATCGATCCAGAACCCGTACAACCTGCTCAACCGCAGCTTCGAAGTCGGCCTGGCGGAAATCGCGATTCGCGAACAGTGCGGCCTGCTCGCCTATTCCCCGCTGGCATTCGGCTTCCTGTCGGGCAAGTACGAAGGCGGCGCCCGTCCGCCAAAAGGCCGCCTGAGCCTCTACAGCCGATTCAGTCGCTACTTCAACCCGCAATCGGAAGCGGCGTGCAGCCGTTACGTGGCCCTGGCCCGTGAACACGGCCTGGATCCGGCGCAAATGGCCCTGGCGTTTGTGAATCAGCAACCGTTTGTCACCAGCAACATCATCGGTGCGACAACGCTGGAGCAACTGGACAGCAACATCGCCAGCTACGAACTGAAACTATCGAAGGAAGTGCTGGACGGGATCGAAGCGATCCACAAGGATCATCCGAACCCGGCGCCTTGATTAAGCTTTAGATCCAATCGCGAGCAAGTCGAGTCGTCGCACCGTCGCTCCCACAGGGATCACCGTCATCTGTGGGAGTGAGCTTGCTCGCGAAGGGGCCAGTCAATTCACTGCAAAACTCAAAGCGAACGCGCAATGATCTCCTTCATGATTTCATTGGTGCCCGCATAGATCCGCTGCACCCGCGCATCCGCCCACGCCCGGGCCACCGGGTACTCCCACATGAATCCGTAGCCACCATGCAACTGCACGCACTCGTCGAGCACCTTGCATTGCAGGTCGGTGCCCCAGTACTTGGCCATCGCGGCGGTCGGTACGTCGAGCTTGCCTTGCAGGTGCAGCTCCAGGCAGCGATCAACGAACACCCTGCCGATCTGAATTTCGGTGGCCATTTCCGCCAGCTTGAAGCGCGTGTTCTGGAAGTCGGCGATGGCCTTGCCGAACGCCTTGCGGTCCCGGGTGTAATCCAGCGTCCATTGCAGCGCCGCCTCGGCCGAGGCCAGACCGCCAATGGCCACGGTCAGACGCTCCTGCGGCAATTCCTGCATCAGATAAGCAAACCCGGCCCCGGCCTGCCCCAACAGGTTTTCCTTCGGCACTCGCACATCCTGGAAGAACAATTCCGACGTGTCCTGAGCCTTCATTCCGACCTTCTCCAGGCGCTTGCCCTTGTCGAAGCCCGGCGTGTTCGCCTCCACCAGAAACAGGCTGGTGCCCTTCGCTCCAGCCTTGGGATCGGTCTTGGCGACGACGATCACCAGATCGGCGAGAAAACCATTGGTGATGAAGGTTTTCGAACCGTTGATGACATATTCGTCACCGTCCAGCACGGCGGTGGTCTTGACCCCCTGCAAGTCGGAGCCCGCGCCCGGCTCGGTCATGGCGATGGCCGTGACCATCTCGCCGGACACCAGTTTCGGCAGGTATTTCTGCTTCAGCGTCTCGCTGCCGTAATGCAGGATGTACGGCGCGACGATGTCCGAATGCAGCGAGAAACCGATGCCGGTCAGGCCCAGCCGCCCTACTTCTTCGATCACGACCGCGCTGTAGAGAAAGTCCGCTCCCAAACCACCGTATTCCTCTGGCAGATGCGAGCAGAGCATCCCCGCCTCCCCTGCTTTGTTCCACAACTTGCGGTCGATGTAGCCTTGTTTTTCCCACTGCGCATGAAACGGCACCGCCTCTTTTTCGAGGAATGTTCTAACGCTGTCGCGGAACAATTCGTGCTCGGAGCTGAACAGGGTTCTGGGGATCATGCGACACCTTTTCTTTATTGTTGAAGGGATCAGACCTTCAGAGACTAAGCCCCGCTTCCGATACAGGACACTGGACACATCCGACAAAAAATAAGACGATCCAGCCGTCTGGTGACCACTTTCCCTTATAAAAACAAAAGTTGAATTATGTCCAAGCAAGTCTCCACGCCCTTGCGGCGCGTCAGCATCCTGGCGATCGACCGGGTTTTCGCTTCCACCCTCATGCAAGCCAAGGATTTCTTCCATCTGGCCAGCCTGCGTTACGGCAAACAACTGGGCCACGGCCTGACTCCGGCGTTCGAAACCCGCCTGGTCAGCCCCGACGGCAAACCGGTGAACAGCTTCAGTGACGTGGTCATGCCGGTGGACGGAGGTCTGGAAAACACTGATGTCATCATCCTCCCGGCCTTCTGGGACGACTTCGACACATTGAGCCAACGCTATCCACAGATCCTGCCTTGGCTGCGCGAGCAACATGCGCGCGGAGCAGTTCTCTGCGGCGAGGCCACCGGGGTGTTCTGGCTGGCCGAAGCCGGTCTGCTCAACGGCAAGGAAGCGACCACCTACTGGCGCTTCTTCAATGCCTTCGCCGAGCGCTTTCCAAAGGTCTATCTCAATCAGGACAAGCACCTGACCGACGCCGACAACCTGTACTGCGCCGGCGGCACCACGTCGGCCTGCGACCTCTACATCTATCTGATCGAACGCTTCTGCGGCGCCAATGTGGCGCAAGCCGTGGCCCGCGACATTCTTTATGAAGTGCAGCGCAGCTACTCACCGGGCCGCATCGGTTTCGGCGGCCAGAAACTGCACCAGGACGTGATCATCCTGCAGATCCAGCACTGGCTCGAAGAGCATTTCGCCGACAAGTTCCGCTTCGAAGACGTGGCCCGCGAGCACGGCATGAGCATTCGCAACTTCATGCGCCGCTTCCAGACCGCCACTGGCGATAAACCGCTGCACTACCTGCAACGGCTGCGCATCGAGACCGCCAAGGGCTTGCTCTCCGGCAGCCGCAAGAGCATCAAGACCATCAGCTACGAAGTCGGCTACGACGATGCGAGCTTCTTCGCACGCCTGTTCCGCCAGCACACCGAACTGTCGCCGAACCAGTATCGACAGCAGTTCCAGCAAGCTGCCTGACGATTCGACCAGACACAAAAAAGGGCCTGCATCTGCAGGCCCTTTTTGTTTGCCGAATCCGCTTAAGGCTTGTGGGCCCGGGACAGGAATTCGTGGGATTGCATCTCCAGCAGACGGCTGAGGGTCCGCTGGAACTCGAATGTCAGGCGCCCACCGGTGTACAGATCTTTCAACTCGACTTCGGCAGAAATGATCAGCTTGACGTTACGGTCGTAAAACTCGT
This genomic window contains:
- a CDS encoding NADP(H)-dependent aldo-keto reductase, translated to MDYRQLGRTDLNVSAICLGTMTWGEQNTEAEAFAQIERAKGAGINFIDTAEMYPVPPKAETYATTERYIGNYFKSRGDRADWILASKIAGPGNTIDYIRDKNLRHNRQHITEAVDASLKRLQTDYIDLYQLHWPERSTNFFGQLGYKHKIEANLTPLEDTLEALDEQVKAGKIRHIGLSNETPWGTMRFLALAEPRGWPRAVSIQNPYNLLNRSFEVGLAEIAIREQCGLLAYSPLAFGFLSGKYEGGARPPKGRLSLYSRFSRYFNPQSEAACSRYVALAREHGLDPAQMALAFVNQQPFVTSNIIGATTLEQLDSNIASYELKLSKEVLDGIEAIHKDHPNPAP
- a CDS encoding GlxA family transcriptional regulator, which gives rise to MASLRYGKQLGHGLTPAFETRLVSPDGKPVNSFSDVVMPVDGGLENTDVIILPAFWDDFDTLSQRYPQILPWLREQHARGAVLCGEATGVFWLAEAGLLNGKEATTYWRFFNAFAERFPKVYLNQDKHLTDADNLYCAGGTTSACDLYIYLIERFCGANVAQAVARDILYEVQRSYSPGRIGFGGQKLHQDVIILQIQHWLEEHFADKFRFEDVAREHGMSIRNFMRRFQTATGDKPLHYLQRLRIETAKGLLSGSRKSIKTISYEVGYDDASFFARLFRQHTELSPNQYRQQFQQAA
- a CDS encoding acyl-CoA dehydrogenase family protein; this translates as MIPRTLFSSEHELFRDSVRTFLEKEAVPFHAQWEKQGYIDRKLWNKAGEAGMLCSHLPEEYGGLGADFLYSAVVIEEVGRLGLTGIGFSLHSDIVAPYILHYGSETLKQKYLPKLVSGEMVTAIAMTEPGAGSDLQGVKTTAVLDGDEYVINGSKTFITNGFLADLVIVVAKTDPKAGAKGTSLFLVEANTPGFDKGKRLEKVGMKAQDTSELFFQDVRVPKENLLGQAGAGFAYLMQELPQERLTVAIGGLASAEAALQWTLDYTRDRKAFGKAIADFQNTRFKLAEMATEIQIGRVFVDRCLELHLQGKLDVPTAAMAKYWGTDLQCKVLDECVQLHGGYGFMWEYPVARAWADARVQRIYAGTNEIMKEIIARSL